One stretch of Podospora bellae-mahoneyi strain CBS 112042 chromosome 2, whole genome shotgun sequence DNA includes these proteins:
- a CDS encoding hypothetical protein (EggNog:ENOG503NWGM; COG:C) yields the protein MSNQHHHLTPDGQAVSAPRAEYGVTLPDPPAVEEPPSSQPTSDHSGRGGAGGGGNASMAGEQLTLAERWALDASDSQFNALAGAVGGFMSGVVTCPLDVIKTKLQAQGGILAMQKNSPHTGHQRVVYKGLFGTANIIWREEGIRGMYRGLGPIIMGYLPTWAVWFTVYNKSKIYLSQYHDRPFVVNFWSSIIAGASSTIATNPIWVIKTRLMSQTTGHDRTRFSLYPKGSNTPTSRPTLHQPWHYRSTLDAARKMYTTEGILSFYSGLTPALLGLTHVAVQFPVYEYLKTKFTGTSMGAAPVAGQEDKSHWFGILSASILSKIMASSATYPHEVIRTRLQTQRRPMPGHEYMQGLGVTEPSASGQNKPAVSNGPRYRGIVTTFRTILREEGWMAFYAGMGTNMMRAVPAATVTMLTYEYAMRRMNGLRERGRQKLEGGGSVERREILDS from the exons ATGTccaaccaacatcaccacctcacacCCGACGGACAAGCCGTATCTGCGCCTCGAGCGGAATATGGAGTAACGCTTCCGGACCCGCCCGCCGTCGAAGAGCCGCCCTCTTCGCAGCCGACGAGCGACCATTCGGGAAGAGGCGGGGCAGGCGGAGGGGGCAACGCCAGCATGGCGGGGGAACAGCTCACGCTTGCGGAGCGCTGGGCACTCGACGCCTCGGACTCGCAGTTCAATGCGCTGGCGGGCGCGGTGGGAGGGTTCATGTCTGGAGTCGTGACTTGCCCGCTGGATGTTATCAAGACGAAGCTGCAGGCTCAGGGAGGAATATTGGCGATGCAAAAGAACAGCCCACATACCGGACACCAGAGAGTAGTCTACAAGGGCCTGTTTGGCACGGCTAACATTAtctggagggaggagggaatcAGGGGGATGTACAGGGGCTTGGGACCGATCATTATGGGGTATCTGCCAACATGGGCGGTATGGTTTACGGTTTACAACAAGAGCAAGATTTATCTGTCACAATATCATG ACAGACCATTTGTTGTCAACTTCTGGTCATCCATCATAGCAGGAGCCAGCAGCACGATTGCTACGAACCCAATCTGGGTGATCAAGACACGACTAATGTCACAGACGACTGGCCATGACCGGACACGATTTTCGCTGTATCCTAAGGGGAGCAACACGCCAACTTCGCGCCCTACGCTCCATCAGCCATGGCACTACCGATCGACACTTGACGCTGCGCGCAAGATGTACACCACAGAGGGTATTCTCTCGTTTTATTCCGGCCTCACTCCCGCCCTTCTCGGTCTCACCCACGTAGCGGTCCAATTCCCCGTGTACGAATATTTAAAGACCAAATTTACTGGCACGTCCATGGGTGCTGCCCCAGTAGCCGGCCAGGAAGACAAATCGCACTGGTTCGGGATCTTGTCGGCGTCGATTCTGAGCAAGATCATGGCCAGCAGCGCTACCTATCCACACGAGGTCATCAGAACAAGATTGCAGACTCAGAGAAGACCCATGCCGGGGCATGAATACATGCAGGGTCTCGGAGTGACTGAGCCATCTGCTTCTGGTCAGAACAAGCCAGCGGTTAGCAATGGTCCGAGATATAGGGGCATCGTGACCACTTTCCGCACTAttttgagggaggaaggTTGGATGGCTTTCTACGCGGGCATGGGGACCAACATGATGAGGGCTGTCCCGGCGGCCACGGTTACGATGCTTACGTATGAGTATGCGATGAGGCGGATGAACGGgctgagggagagagggaggcagaagctggagggtggtggcagcgtggagaggagagagattTTGGATTCATAA
- the QCR7 gene encoding Cytochrome b-c1 complex subunit 7, mitochondrial (BUSCO:EOG09265G9U; EggNog:ENOG503P446; COG:C), which translates to MTAPSLASYVTKRPWLSKLLKPVAGWYSNAALYRQMGLKADDLISEENADVLKALGRLTPKESYDRIYRIRRATQLSLQQKILPKNEWTKPEEDVQYLSPILEAIEAEAKEKQALDTLVPSKASH; encoded by the exons ATGACGGCCCCATCCCTCGCCAGCTATGTCACCAAGCGCCCCTGGCTCTCCAAGCTCCTGAAGCCCGTTGCCGGCTGGTACAGCAATGCTGCCCTCTACCGTCAAATGGGTCTCAA GGCCGATGATTTGATCTCCGAAGAAAACGCCGACGTCCTCAAGGCACTCGGCCGCCTCACCCCCAAGGAGTCCTACGACCGCATCTACCGCATCCGCCGCGCCACCCAGCTCTCCCTCCAGCAAAAGATCCTACCCAAGAACGAGTGGACCAAGCCCGAGGAGGACGTCCAATACCTTTCCCCCATCCTCGAGGCcatcgaggccgaggccaaggagaagcaggctCTCGACACTCTTGTCCCCTCTAAGGCCAGCCACTAA